The genomic DNA GCGCGCTCTCGCGGCCCGAACCGGGACCGGAGACCATGATCTCCAGCGTCTCCATGCCGTGCTCGCGGGCCTTGCGGCCGGCATCCTCGGCCGCGACCTGCGCGGCGTACGGGGTGGACTTCCGGCTGCCCTTGAAGCCCTGCGACCCGGAGGACGACCAGGCGATGGCATTGCCCTGGCTGTCGGTGATCGTCACGATCGTGTTGTTGAAGGTCGCGAGCACATGCGCCACACCCGTGGCGATGTTCTTGCGCTCCTTCTTGCGGGGGCGGGAGCCCGCCTGCGGCTGACGCGCCATCTTACTTCGTCACCTTCTTCTTGCCGGCGATCGCCACGGCCTTGCCCTTGCGGGTGCGGGCGTTGGTGTGGGTGCGCTGGCCGCGCACCGGCAGGCCACGGCGGTGACGCAGGCCACGGTAGCAGGCCATGTCCATCAGCCGCTTGATGTTCATCGCCACTTCACGGCGGAGGTCACCCTCCACGCGATAGTCGCGGTCCAGCATCTCGCGGATCTTCAGGATCTCGTCGTCGGAGAGCTGGTTGACCCGGCGCTCCTCGGGGATGCCGAGC from Roseomonas gilardii includes the following:
- the rpsK gene encoding 30S ribosomal protein S11, with product MARQPQAGSRPRKKERKNIATGVAHVLATFNNTIVTITDSQGNAIAWSSSGSQGFKGSRKSTPYAAQVAAEDAGRKAREHGMETLEIMVSGPGSGRESALRALQAVGFYVTAIKDVTPIPHNGCRPRKRRRV
- the rpsM gene encoding 30S ribosomal protein S13; translation: MARIAGVNIPDNKRVQISLRYIYGIGPKNAAEICEKLGIPEERRVNQLSDDEILKIREMLDRDYRVEGDLRREVAMNIKRLMDMACYRGLRHRRGLPVRGQRTHTNARTRKGKAVAIAGKKKVTK